A stretch of the Asticcacaulis sp. ZE23SCel15 genome encodes the following:
- a CDS encoding response regulator — translation MPNTDKLSLSDRAARADLGILISLIIVGLFFVITGAISYNNIHTLNRDTRQVTQTHDVLLALSEVMSSMKDAETGQRGYIITGDSAYLTPYSTGLNGVQAQLSNLDRLMTDTSNQRQRLSILRGLIAAKTDELARTLDVRRTRGLSAAQEEVNKHLGKNHMDAIRLHIQEMQSFERQRRTERLNEMEKAYRATVVSVITAAILGLILTIIVGVIIRRSTMERRRQAWLQAAQVGLSEAMLGELRLDQLGKNILGFLAKYTGAQAAAFYAKDGGIFKQVATFGVPPENDLPLTFGPGDGLPGQAALKSGAIVIENMPDGDALMVGTSLGQWRPRHLALVGVASDGQVDGVIELGFINPMPPTISALLERAAESVSVAIKSANYRASLQNLLEETQRQSEELQTQSEELRVNNEELEEQSRALRESQLRLEQQQAELEQTNVQLSEQARLLEVQRDNLEQSQSEIALKAQELEQASRYKSDFLANMSHELRTPLNSSLILAKLLGDNSEGNLTDEQIKFARTIQSSGNDLLLLINDILDLSKIEAGQMDIRPETVSIKRLVSDMTRTFDPVAGDKGLKFSTFVEPGVAEVIETDRLRLEQILKNLLSNAFKFTERGEVRFRVQMAADGQISFSVTDTGIGISEDHQATVFDAFRQADGTISRKYGGTGLGLSISRELARLLGGAISLNSAYGQGSTFAVTVPAIYDSTGIAVRDALPMSVTPDMAAQQPTATAKSRAKKALVSRTAMDDSLLTASAAQDDRDKLEPDSRTIMVVEDDEAFARILFDLAHELDFKCLVAHTAEDALSVARQYLPQAVVLDVGLPDHSGLSVLDRLKRDPRTRHIPVHVVSGDDYTHAALSLGAIGYMLKPVKREELVDAFKALEMRLTAGLRRILIVEDDDVQRDSVARLLQTTDVETVAVGTAAECLEKLKEETFDCMVLDLSLPDQSGYSLLETLSHEDAYSFPPVIVYTGRELSSADEQKLRRYSKSIIIKGAKSPERLLDEVTLFLHKVVSELSPEQQKMIKKAKNRDAMLEGRRILVVEDDVRNVYAVTNIFEPLGAIVQIARNGREALEALTQAQESPQTAVDLVLMDVMMPEMDGLTATREIRKNPDWAKLPVIMLTAKAMKDDQERCIDAGANDYMAKPLDVEKLVSLVRVWMPR, via the coding sequence ATGCCGAACACTGATAAGCTTTCGCTATCTGACCGAGCTGCACGCGCTGATCTCGGTATATTGATAAGCCTGATCATTGTCGGACTGTTTTTTGTTATCACCGGTGCCATCTCCTATAATAACATTCATACCCTGAACCGCGACACACGACAGGTGACGCAGACCCACGATGTGCTTTTGGCCTTGAGCGAAGTCATGTCGTCAATGAAGGATGCCGAAACCGGACAGCGCGGCTATATTATCACCGGCGACAGCGCCTACCTGACGCCTTACTCCACCGGCCTGAATGGTGTTCAGGCGCAATTGTCAAATCTTGACCGCCTGATGACCGACACGTCTAACCAGCGGCAGCGGCTGTCGATCCTGAGAGGGCTGATCGCCGCCAAGACTGACGAACTGGCCCGCACCCTTGATGTAAGGCGTACCCGCGGGTTGAGCGCCGCCCAAGAAGAGGTCAATAAGCACCTTGGCAAAAATCACATGGATGCCATCCGCCTGCATATACAGGAAATGCAATCATTTGAGCGCCAGAGACGCACCGAGCGTCTGAATGAAATGGAAAAAGCCTACCGGGCGACGGTCGTCAGTGTCATCACGGCCGCCATTCTGGGACTGATCCTGACCATAATTGTGGGTGTCATCATCCGCCGCTCTACTATGGAGCGCCGCCGTCAGGCCTGGCTGCAGGCCGCCCAGGTCGGCCTGAGCGAAGCCATGCTGGGCGAATTGCGGCTCGATCAACTAGGCAAGAACATTCTGGGTTTTCTGGCCAAATATACCGGCGCTCAGGCGGCAGCGTTTTATGCCAAGGATGGTGGCATTTTCAAGCAAGTCGCGACCTTTGGTGTACCGCCGGAAAACGACCTGCCCCTGACTTTTGGCCCTGGTGACGGTCTGCCGGGTCAGGCTGCGCTCAAGAGCGGCGCCATCGTCATTGAAAACATGCCCGACGGCGATGCCCTTATGGTAGGCACAAGCCTTGGACAGTGGCGTCCGCGGCATCTGGCCCTTGTGGGCGTGGCTTCGGACGGTCAGGTCGACGGTGTCATCGAACTGGGCTTCATCAATCCGATGCCGCCCACAATCAGCGCCTTGCTGGAGCGGGCGGCGGAGTCCGTGTCGGTCGCGATTAAATCTGCCAACTACCGCGCCTCCTTGCAAAACCTGCTGGAGGAAACACAGCGCCAGTCCGAAGAACTTCAGACCCAATCTGAGGAACTGCGCGTAAATAACGAAGAACTCGAAGAACAAAGCCGGGCTTTGCGCGAATCGCAACTGCGCCTTGAACAGCAGCAGGCCGAACTGGAACAGACCAATGTTCAGTTGTCCGAACAGGCACGTCTTCTGGAGGTTCAGCGCGATAACCTGGAGCAATCACAGTCCGAAATCGCCCTCAAGGCCCAGGAACTGGAACAGGCCAGCCGTTATAAGTCCGATTTTCTGGCCAACATGTCCCACGAACTGCGCACTCCGCTCAATTCGTCGCTTATTCTGGCCAAGCTTCTGGGCGACAATTCTGAAGGCAATCTGACCGACGAACAGATCAAATTTGCCCGCACCATTCAATCATCGGGCAACGACCTTTTGTTGCTGATCAACGATATTCTCGACCTGTCCAAGATCGAAGCCGGCCAGATGGACATCCGGCCGGAAACCGTATCGATTAAACGCCTTGTTAGTGACATGACACGCACCTTTGATCCGGTCGCAGGCGATAAGGGGTTGAAATTCAGTACCTTTGTTGAACCGGGTGTGGCTGAGGTGATTGAGACCGACCGCCTGCGTCTTGAGCAGATCCTGAAAAACCTGCTGTCCAATGCCTTTAAATTCACCGAGCGGGGCGAGGTACGCTTCCGGGTTCAGATGGCGGCGGATGGTCAGATATCATTCAGCGTCACCGACACCGGTATCGGCATTTCCGAAGACCATCAGGCCACCGTCTTTGATGCGTTCAGGCAAGCGGACGGCACCATCAGCCGCAAATATGGCGGCACAGGCCTGGGGCTGTCGATCTCACGCGAACTGGCGCGGTTGCTGGGCGGGGCCATATCGCTGAACAGCGCCTATGGTCAGGGCTCGACCTTTGCGGTCACCGTCCCCGCCATCTATGATTCCACCGGTATTGCCGTGCGCGACGCCTTGCCGATGTCGGTCACCCCTGACATGGCTGCGCAACAGCCCACTGCCACCGCAAAGTCACGGGCGAAAAAGGCCCTGGTCAGCCGCACGGCCATGGACGACAGTTTGCTGACCGCATCGGCGGCGCAGGATGATCGAGATAAGCTGGAGCCCGACAGCCGCACCATCATGGTGGTGGAGGACGATGAGGCCTTTGCCCGCATCCTGTTTGATCTGGCCCACGAACTGGACTTTAAGTGCCTGGTGGCCCACACGGCTGAGGACGCGCTCAGCGTCGCGCGTCAGTACCTGCCGCAGGCGGTCGTTCTGGATGTCGGCCTGCCCGATCATTCCGGTTTGTCCGTGCTCGACCGCCTCAAGCGCGATCCGCGCACCCGCCACATTCCGGTCCACGTGGTCTCCGGCGACGACTACACCCATGCCGCCCTGTCGCTGGGGGCGATCGGCTACATGCTTAAGCCCGTCAAACGCGAAGAACTGGTCGACGCCTTTAAGGCTCTGGAGATGCGCCTGACCGCCGGCTTGCGTCGGATTTTGATCGTTGAGGACGACGACGTACAACGCGACAGCGTGGCCCGCCTGCTGCAAACCACAGACGTGGAAACGGTCGCGGTCGGCACCGCCGCCGAATGTCTTGAAAAGCTGAAAGAAGAGACGTTTGACTGCATGGTACTGGATTTGTCCCTGCCAGATCAGTCCGGCTATTCGCTGCTGGAAACCTTAAGCCATGAGGACGCCTATTCCTTCCCGCCGGTCATCGTCTATACCGGCCGAGAGTTGTCGAGCGCCGATGAGCAGAAACTGCGCCGCTATTCCAAGTCGATCATCATCAAAGGCGCCAAGTCGCCGGAGCGTCTGCTGGATGAGGTCACCCTGTTCCTGCACAAGGTCGTCTCAGAATTGTCGCCCGAACAGCAAAAGATGATCAAAAAGGCCAAGAACCGCGACGCCATGCTGGAAGGCCGGCGGATTCTGGTGGTCGAAGACGATGTGCGCAATGTCTATGCCGTTACTAATATCTTTGAACCGCTGGGGGCCATCGTCCAGATTGCCCGCAATGGCCGTGAGGCACTGGAGGCACTGACTCAAGCGCAGGAATCCCCGCAGACCGCCGTGGATCTGGTGCTGATGGATGTGATGATGCCGGAAATGGACGGCCTGACCGCCACGCGCGAAATCAGGAAAAACCCGGACTGGGCCAAGCTTCCCGTCATCATGCTGACCGCCAAGGCCATGAAGGACGATCAGGAACGCTGCATTGACGCCGGGGCCAACGACTATATGGCCAAGCCGCTCGATGTCGAAAAACTGGTCTCACTGGTACGCGTGTGGATGCCGAGATAG
- a CDS encoding FkbM family methyltransferase, producing the protein MSLNALKTASYRDLIEGGFDVTSAHDLKRVDDLRRSRVDLDYAGRPLILLGAGSMMARAFVQYCVDHFNVRAIVDNGLSGQELCGQPVIGDEGLADILARSPDAIGILCCGSEAPMRHFQRVWGGGGQPLLFYFEVMTTFPKGFDGGVRVNDLLAYGDLDILASVQAFGRKILTDPESRKVLDALMIYRLTWDEAALEPVRRPIEGVYFDNDLCAPNQREIFVDGGAFDGDTVRQFIARTGGQYRHIHAFELDPINVDSLRAKTADVRDISVHAAGLWSHADSIGFETTGAMGSAINQASDVRLPVDALDNMNLGEITFVKFDIEGAEGPALDGMTRTITDYKPKMALSAYHKADDIPVLAQKLLDLRPDYRFELRHYSSMIWETVLYAG; encoded by the coding sequence ATGTCGCTTAACGCCCTGAAAACCGCATCGTATCGTGATCTGATTGAAGGCGGGTTTGATGTCACAAGCGCTCATGATCTCAAACGGGTCGATGACCTGCGCCGGTCGCGGGTTGATCTGGATTATGCTGGGCGGCCGCTGATCCTGCTTGGGGCCGGGTCGATGATGGCGCGGGCTTTTGTGCAGTACTGCGTCGATCATTTCAACGTGCGGGCCATTGTTGATAACGGGTTGAGCGGACAGGAATTATGCGGTCAGCCGGTGATCGGCGATGAGGGCTTGGCGGATATTCTGGCGCGGTCGCCGGACGCGATTGGCATATTGTGCTGCGGGTCTGAGGCTCCGATGCGCCATTTTCAGCGTGTTTGGGGCGGTGGTGGTCAGCCGCTGTTGTTCTATTTTGAGGTCATGACGACTTTCCCGAAAGGCTTTGACGGGGGGGTGCGCGTCAATGATTTACTGGCCTATGGCGACCTCGATATTCTGGCGTCCGTGCAGGCGTTTGGGCGCAAGATCCTGACCGATCCCGAAAGCCGTAAGGTTTTGGATGCGCTGATGATTTACCGCCTGACCTGGGATGAGGCGGCACTTGAACCGGTACGCCGACCGATCGAAGGCGTCTACTTTGACAACGATTTGTGTGCCCCCAATCAGCGCGAAATCTTCGTCGATGGCGGCGCGTTTGACGGCGATACGGTGCGTCAGTTCATCGCTCGCACCGGGGGGCAATACCGCCATATCCATGCCTTTGAACTTGATCCGATCAATGTTGATAGCTTGCGGGCCAAGACGGCGGATGTGCGTGATATCAGTGTTCATGCTGCCGGTCTGTGGAGCCATGCCGACAGCATCGGGTTCGAGACGACGGGCGCTATGGGGAGTGCCATCAATCAGGCGTCTGATGTGCGTTTGCCGGTAGATGCGCTCGATAATATGAACCTCGGTGAGATCACTTTTGTTAAGTTCGACATCGAAGGGGCGGAGGGGCCTGCCCTTGACGGCATGACCCGTACGATCACGGATTATAAGCCGAAAATGGCGCTCAGTGCCTATCATAAAGCGGACGATATTCCGGTTCTGGCGCAAAAGCTGCTCGATCTGCGGCCCGATTATCGGTTTGAACTGCGCCACTATTCGTCGATGATTTGGGAGACGGTGCTGTACGCGGGATAG
- a CDS encoding DUF1489 family protein codes for MGQVHLIKLCVGVESVEELMDYETHRGPTYPVHTRQTPKRAAELLDGGSLYWVIKGVILCRREIVDIESFEAADSPTGLPLCHIHVSSKPIFTEAMPRRPFQGWRYLLSKDAPRDIRDPRDAGDLPPDMVAALKEAGAW; via the coding sequence ATGGGCCAGGTTCATCTGATCAAGCTGTGTGTCGGGGTCGAGAGCGTCGAGGAACTGATGGACTATGAAACCCATCGCGGGCCGACCTATCCCGTCCATACCCGCCAGACCCCGAAACGGGCGGCGGAACTGCTGGATGGCGGGTCACTCTACTGGGTCATCAAGGGGGTGATCCTGTGTCGGCGTGAGATTGTCGATATCGAAAGCTTTGAGGCCGCCGATAGCCCGACCGGTCTGCCGCTGTGCCATATCCATGTCTCATCAAAGCCTATCTTTACCGAGGCCATGCCGCGCCGTCCGTTTCAGGGCTGGCGCTATCTGTTGTCTAAGGACGCGCCGCGCGATATCCGCGATCCGCGTGATGCCGGTGACCTGCCGCCGGACATGGTGGCGGCACTCAAAGAAGCTGGGGCGTGGTAG
- a CDS encoding chemotaxis protein CheB has product MPESAHKPYRAVVIGASAGGLKALSAILPNLPADYPLPIMVVIHVPPHRRSLIAPLFEEKSQVRVVEAEDKTPIEGGCVFFAPPDYHLLVERSFELSLSSEAPVLFSRPSIDVLFETAADAYGDGLIGVILTGANNDGAEGLKAVMAYGGKGLIQTPATAFSRAMPEAAIEACPSALILDLDDILLELKNAA; this is encoded by the coding sequence ATGCCTGAGTCCGCCCATAAACCCTATCGTGCCGTGGTGATCGGTGCGTCTGCCGGGGGATTGAAAGCTCTGTCGGCGATCCTGCCTAACCTGCCCGCCGACTACCCCCTGCCGATCATGGTCGTCATCCATGTGCCGCCGCACCGCCGCAGCCTGATCGCCCCCCTGTTTGAGGAAAAATCGCAAGTGCGCGTGGTCGAAGCCGAGGACAAAACCCCGATTGAGGGGGGATGTGTCTTTTTCGCGCCGCCCGACTATCATTTGCTGGTGGAACGCAGTTTTGAACTGTCGCTGTCGTCCGAAGCGCCGGTGCTGTTTTCGCGTCCGTCTATTGATGTTCTGTTTGAAACAGCGGCGGATGCTTATGGTGACGGCCTGATTGGTGTTATACTGACCGGGGCCAATAATGACGGGGCGGAGGGCCTTAAGGCGGTGATGGCTTATGGCGGTAAGGGCTTAATCCAGACCCCCGCCACCGCCTTTTCCCGCGCCATGCCCGAAGCGGCGATCGAGGCCTGCCCATCCGCATTGATTTTAGATTTGGACGACATTCTATTAGAATTGAAAAACGCCGCCTGA
- the panC gene encoding pantoate--beta-alanine ligase: MSAPVVQDPVFPQNPKTARTIADLRTVVTTWKRDGLRVGFVPTMGALHDGHLALARHAQSLSDKVVVSIFVNPMQFAPTEDLERYPRREAEDIAKLAEVGCDLVYLPTPEIMYPADFVTRVHVDGPAMGLETDFRPQFFDGVATVVCKLFNQVMPDVAVFGEKDYQQLKVVQAFARDLDLPIEVVGLATVREMDGLALSSRNAYLKPEDRAQAIALYNALRHVRAAVVDGTDVGAAIAEATGSLTHAGFAKVDYIAVRHAETLGDPVKGEPMRILAAAWLGTTRLIDNIGV; this comes from the coding sequence ATGTCCGCCCCTGTCGTTCAAGACCCTGTGTTTCCGCAAAACCCGAAGACTGCCCGCACTATTGCCGATCTGCGCACCGTTGTGACGACCTGGAAGCGCGACGGCCTGCGGGTCGGGTTTGTGCCAACCATGGGCGCGCTGCATGACGGGCATCTGGCGCTGGCCAGACATGCCCAATCCTTAAGCGACAAGGTGGTGGTGTCGATTTTCGTCAACCCGATGCAGTTCGCCCCGACCGAAGACCTTGAGCGCTATCCGCGCCGGGAGGCCGAAGATATCGCAAAATTGGCCGAGGTCGGCTGCGATCTGGTCTATCTGCCGACGCCTGAGATTATGTATCCGGCGGATTTCGTAACCCGCGTCCATGTGGACGGCCCAGCAATGGGTCTGGAGACCGATTTCCGCCCGCAATTCTTTGACGGCGTGGCCACGGTCGTCTGCAAGCTGTTCAATCAGGTCATGCCCGATGTCGCCGTGTTTGGCGAAAAGGACTATCAGCAGCTAAAGGTCGTGCAGGCCTTTGCGCGGGATCTGGATCTGCCGATTGAGGTAGTGGGCCTTGCGACCGTGCGGGAAATGGACGGGTTGGCGCTGTCGTCGCGCAATGCCTATCTCAAGCCAGAGGATCGCGCTCAGGCCATAGCGCTCTATAACGCCCTGCGCCATGTCCGGGCCGCCGTTGTGGACGGCACTGATGTTGGGGCCGCGATCGCTGAGGCGACCGGCAGCCTGACCCACGCCGGTTTTGCTAAGGTCGACTACATCGCCGTGCGCCATGCCGAAACGCTGGGCGATCCGGTGAAGGGTGAACCGATGCGCATACTGGCCGCCGCGTGGCTTGGGACAACGCGATTGATTGATAATATCGGGGTTTGA
- a CDS encoding response regulator — MPERLKAPVHILLVDDLEENLLSLEALLRRDGLVLLKARSGPEALEILLKQEVALALLDVQMPEMDGFELAEMMRGSERTKRVPIMFLTAGTADHTRRFRGYEAGAVDFLQKPLEPDVLKSKVEVFFELYRQRQHIVVQRDALQSAFEENVRLLNESRKYAEALKDADRRKDEFLATLAHELRNPLAPIRNGLHILKMSPNPKIAEDVRDMMDRQMTHLVRLIDDLLDVSRVSQGKIDLRRERIDLQDVIRAALETSRPAIDAGRHEFILDMPDEAIPVNGDLTRLAQVVSNLLNNAAKYTPDGGKIRLTLTRDGHEARIHVADTGLGIERDMLPKVFELFTQVERNLNLSQGGLGIGLALAHRLVQMHGGTITAESAGENQGSTFTVHLPVTDIEGLVTEDATPQVAGGQVLDVLVVDDNRESAQTTSWMLELIGHQARMVHDGMDAIAAAKATPPDVILLDIGMPGMNGYEVCRELRKHKALKDTIIIAQTGWGQERDRKTAFEAGFDHHVTKPVSLDRFTQLLGDIQGAKPSPAGA; from the coding sequence ATGCCTGAAAGACTGAAAGCGCCCGTTCATATTCTGCTGGTCGATGACCTCGAAGAGAACCTGTTGTCTCTGGAGGCGCTGCTGCGGCGCGACGGTCTGGTGCTGCTGAAAGCCCGCTCCGGCCCCGAAGCGCTGGAGATTTTGCTCAAGCAAGAGGTTGCCCTGGCGCTGCTGGACGTGCAGATGCCAGAGATGGACGGGTTTGAACTGGCCGAAATGATGCGCGGCTCTGAGCGCACCAAGCGCGTGCCGATCATGTTTTTGACCGCAGGCACGGCAGATCACACCCGTCGGTTCCGCGGCTATGAGGCCGGTGCCGTCGATTTTCTGCAAAAGCCTCTAGAACCTGATGTCCTCAAATCCAAGGTCGAGGTGTTTTTCGAGCTTTACCGCCAGAGGCAGCACATTGTGGTTCAGCGTGACGCCCTGCAATCGGCGTTCGAGGAAAACGTCCGCCTGCTCAATGAGAGCCGCAAATATGCTGAGGCCCTAAAAGACGCCGATCGGCGCAAGGATGAGTTTCTGGCCACCCTCGCCCACGAACTGCGCAATCCTTTGGCGCCTATTCGCAACGGCCTGCATATCCTCAAGATGTCGCCCAACCCCAAGATTGCTGAGGATGTGCGCGACATGATGGACCGCCAGATGACCCATCTGGTGCGGCTGATTGATGATCTGCTTGATGTCTCAAGGGTCAGTCAGGGCAAGATCGACCTGCGCCGTGAACGGATTGACCTTCAGGATGTGATCAGGGCTGCGCTGGAAACCAGCCGCCCGGCCATTGATGCGGGCAGGCATGAGTTTATTCTGGATATGCCGGATGAGGCGATCCCGGTAAACGGCGATCTGACCCGGCTGGCGCAGGTGGTCTCAAACCTGTTGAACAACGCCGCCAAATATACCCCTGACGGCGGTAAGATCCGCCTCACCCTGACCCGTGACGGCCATGAGGCCCGCATCCATGTGGCCGATACCGGGCTTGGGATTGAGCGCGATATGCTGCCCAAGGTGTTTGAACTGTTCACCCAGGTCGAGCGCAATCTTAATCTGTCGCAGGGCGGCCTAGGCATTGGCCTCGCCCTCGCCCACCGGCTGGTGCAGATGCATGGCGGCACGATCACGGCTGAAAGCGCCGGTGAAAATCAGGGCTCGACCTTTACCGTCCATTTGCCGGTCACTGATATCGAAGGTCTCGTCACCGAAGACGCCACGCCGCAGGTGGCGGGCGGACAGGTGCTGGATGTGCTTGTGGTCGATGACAACCGCGAATCCGCCCAGACGACAAGCTGGATGCTGGAACTGATCGGCCATCAGGCGCGCATGGTTCATGACGGCATGGACGCCATCGCCGCCGCCAAAGCGACCCCGCCCGATGTTATCCTGCTTGATATCGGCATGCCCGGCATGAACGGCTATGAAGTGTGCCGTGAATTACGAAAACATAAGGCGCTGAAAGACACCATCATCATTGCCCAGACCGGCTGGGGGCAGGAACGCGACCGCAAGACAGCGTTTGAAGCCGGATTTGATCACCATGTCACCAAACCTGTCAGCCTGGACCGCTTTACGCAGTTGCTGGGTGACATTCAGGGCGCGAAACCGTCACCGGCAGGAGCCTGA
- a CDS encoding SPOR domain-containing protein produces MAYLLPLSKDLTPLSKGLVHKAWVAGVATLSLGVSACEGPKRDGQDFQRLAAQIQSIQVDETSPAPAAKTDPAAAPVLAQAEITGPRDDKAINVIVDTARDMAVGQGGLFTQYNNLKVQIVDPLELDRNQPPKGVVLSEAEPEEASSVEKVVAPAMAFADANLSAALTEREVKPASQTVNTGRTIQIGSFSTRQGAQAAWDKLTASHPEIARFNPQMQNVRTNGGKVLVRLKVGPVYTDAEAQVLCTKLEVKDSWCTRAAG; encoded by the coding sequence ATGGCGTATCTTCTCCCTCTTAGTAAAGATCTGACCCCTCTGAGTAAAGGTCTGGTGCATAAGGCGTGGGTCGCAGGTGTGGCGACCTTGAGCCTTGGCGTAAGCGCGTGCGAAGGCCCTAAGCGCGACGGTCAGGATTTCCAGCGTCTGGCCGCTCAGATCCAGTCCATTCAGGTCGATGAGACCTCACCGGCACCGGCGGCGAAAACCGATCCGGCTGCGGCCCCTGTGCTGGCGCAGGCTGAGATAACAGGCCCGCGCGACGATAAGGCGATCAATGTTATTGTCGACACCGCCCGCGACATGGCGGTGGGCCAAGGCGGGCTGTTTACGCAATATAATAACCTTAAGGTTCAGATCGTTGATCCGCTGGAGCTGGATCGCAATCAGCCGCCCAAGGGCGTGGTGTTGTCTGAGGCCGAGCCTGAAGAGGCTTCTTCCGTTGAAAAGGTGGTAGCCCCGGCCATGGCCTTTGCGGACGCTAATCTATCGGCCGCTCTGACGGAACGCGAAGTCAAGCCGGCCTCCCAGACCGTCAACACTGGTCGTACCATCCAGATCGGGTCATTTTCCACCCGTCAGGGTGCGCAGGCGGCTTGGGATAAACTGACCGCCAGCCACCCGGAAATCGCGCGCTTTAACCCGCAGATGCAAAATGTCCGCACCAATGGCGGCAAGGTTCTGGTCCGGCTCAAGGTCGGGCCGGTCTATACCGATGCCGAAGCGCAAGTGCTGTGCACCAAGCTTGAGGTCAAGGATAGCTGGTGCACCCGCGCGGCGGGATAA
- a CDS encoding protein-glutamate O-methyltransferase CheR encodes MPNAIARTEDIELRLLLEAIFLKYHYDFRNYALASIKRRLTQARDQFGCRSFSQLQDMVLNESGMMDELLTYLTVQVSELFRDPAYFRAIREKVVPHLKTYPSLKVWIAGCSSGEELYSFAILFREEGLEERTMFYATDINADALRKAEMGVYALERMKLFTENHRLSGGKSSLSDYYTAGYGAATFDKSLRKRTVFSDHSLVTDAVFAETQFVSCRNVLIYFTRDLQGRAIGLFKDSLTRNGFLGLGAKETLRFSPHADEFTEFSRDERLYQKRGGI; translated from the coding sequence ATGCCCAACGCCATCGCCCGCACCGAAGACATAGAATTACGCCTGCTGCTGGAGGCGATTTTCCTGAAATATCACTATGATTTCAGGAACTATGCTCTGGCGTCGATCAAGCGCCGCCTGACTCAGGCCCGCGATCAGTTCGGGTGTCGCTCCTTTTCCCAGCTTCAGGACATGGTGCTGAATGAATCCGGCATGATGGATGAGTTGCTGACCTACCTGACGGTGCAGGTCTCCGAGTTGTTTCGCGACCCGGCCTATTTCCGGGCCATCCGTGAAAAGGTGGTACCGCACCTTAAAACCTATCCGTCGCTCAAGGTGTGGATTGCGGGCTGTTCCAGCGGTGAGGAGCTTTATTCCTTCGCCATCCTGTTCCGTGAGGAAGGGCTTGAGGAACGAACCATGTTTTACGCCACCGACATCAATGCCGACGCCCTGCGCAAGGCTGAGATGGGCGTCTACGCCCTTGAACGCATGAAGCTGTTCACCGAAAATCACCGCCTGTCGGGCGGCAAGTCGTCCCTGTCGGACTATTATACGGCAGGCTATGGGGCGGCGACCTTCGATAAATCTTTGCGCAAACGCACGGTATTTTCCGACCATTCTCTGGTGACCGACGCGGTGTTTGCGGAAACCCAGTTTGTGTCCTGCCGCAATGTGCTGATTTATTTTACACGCGACCTGCAAGGCCGGGCCATAGGCCTGTTCAAGGACTCGCTGACCCGCAATGGCTTTCTGGGGCTTGGGGCCAAGGAAACCCTGCGCTTTTCGCCCCATGCCGATGAATTCACTGAATTTTCGCGCGATGAACGTCTGTATCAGAAGCGCGGGGGTATCTGA